A window of Cydia pomonella isolate Wapato2018A chromosome 22, ilCydPomo1, whole genome shotgun sequence contains these coding sequences:
- the LOC133530377 gene encoding peroxisomal catalase 1-like, with the protein MQWLVAFVCVAIVNDAHGVRYLNVTLDAVQRQLQEFKITHPKPIGVLTTSAGRPVEVRESVTLNTDFFNNPHFWDLQTASDHERIPERTVHARGTGAFGYFEVTNDVSKYTKADVFNGIGKRTPVVVRFSYLVQGRAGLDVVRETGALTTKFYTNEGNLDFLSLSFPVFLYNSPHEFNSLAHAFKRNPKTYIVDPTARLDLVTLTPESIHQILWLFSDYGIFNGYRHMNAFPVHAYELVNKHGDSYFVRFNFITEQGLELLSDRAAGALRANDPDYSTRDLYDAIAAGNYPSWRLDMDIIPKSHIPKLNYNPFDMSTLWKNGTYHTVTIGRLVLNRNPENQFKDVEQTAFNPGNLVPGIPGPVDDAFKVRRFSYRDTQSYRLGINHNNIRVNQPKYRKIYNRDGLPPVLDNMKDAPNYYENSFNGPVPYVDVAKPKEALSVKFKQSVDLGESSYFYNTYVNTEGKRNRMAANLASVMVNAVEEVQMKFLKIMYLIDRDLGARVEAALPVAEEQKLLERPRLVVVEEYPKTYDLVPMCQCH; encoded by the exons ATGCAGTGGCTAGTAGCGTTTGTCTGCGTTGCCATAGTTAATGATGCACATGGAGTCCGCTACCTCAACGTCACCTTAGACGCTGTGCAACGGCAGTTGCAGGAGTTCAAAATAACACATCCG AAACCTATTGGAGTGCTGACAACTAGTGCTGGAAGACCGGTGGAGGTGCGGGAGTCAGTTACCCTCAACACAGATTTCTTCAATAATCCGCATTTCTGGGACCTCCAGACTGCATCCGATCATGAACGCATCCCTGAGCGCACGGTGCACGCGCGTGGCACGGGCGCCTTCGGCTACTTCGAGGTTACAAACGACGTCTCCAAATACACCAAAGCGGATGTCTTCAATGGCATTGGAAAGAGAACCCCCGTCGTCGTCCGATTCTCCTACCTAGTCCAAGGTCGCGCAGGATTAGATGTTGTCAGAGAAACGGGAGCCCTAACTACCAAATTCTACACAAACGAGGGCAATTTAGATTTTCTTAGCTTATCATTCCCAGTTTTCCTCTATAATTCTCCACATGAATTCAATTCGTTGGCACATGCTTTCAAAAGGAATCCTAAGACATACATTGTCGATCCTACAGCTCGCTTGGACCTCGTCACTCTTACGCCTGAAAGTATCCACCAGATATTGTGGTTGTTCTCTGATTATGGTATCTTTAATGGATACAGGCATATGAATGCATTCCCTGTTCATGCATACGAGCTCGTCAACAAACATGGTGACAGCTACTTTGTGAGGTTTAATTTCATAACTGAACAGGGCCTGGAGTTACTCAGCGATCGAGCTGCCGGTGCTCTTAGAGCTAATGACCCAGATTACTCCACCAGAGACCTTTACGATGCAATAGCTGCAGGAAACTATCCCTCTTGGAGACTAGATATGGACATCATTCCGAAGTCCCACATTCCTAAGCTTAATTACAATCCTTTTGACATGAGTACTTTGTGGAAAAATGGAACATACCATACTGTAACTATTGGACGCCTAGTATTAAACAGAAACCCTGAGAATCAGTTTAAGGATGTCGAACAAACGGCCTTCAATCCCGGTAACTTGGTGCCCGGAATACCAGGACCGGTTGACGACGCTTTCAAAGTGCGAAGATTCTCCTATCGAGATACTCAATCTTACCGGTTAGGCatcaatcataataatattagagTGAATCAGCCAAAGTATAGGAAGATCTACAACCGAGACGGCTTGCCGCCAGTGCTAGATAATATGAAAGATGCGCCGAATTACTATGAGAACTCATTTAACGGCCCAGTTCCATATGTGGACGTAGCGAAGCCTAAAGAGGCACTATCAGTTAAGTTCAAACAGTCGGTAGATCTTGGAGAGTCTTCTTATTTCTATAACACGTACGTTAATACGGAGGGTAAGAGGAACAGGATGGCAGCAAACTTAGCCAGCGTCATGGTGAACGCGGTTGAAGAAGTGCAGATGAAATTTTTGAAGATCATGTATCTCATAGACCGTGACCTGGGCGCGCGCGTCGAGGCCGCACTGCCGGTCGCTGAGGAGCAGAAGCTTTTGGAGCGCCCAAGGCTCGTAGTAGTCGAGGAGTACCCTAAAACATATGATTTAGTGCCCATGTGCCAGTGCCATTAA